From Streptomyces griseorubiginosus, one genomic window encodes:
- a CDS encoding amino acid ABC transporter ATP-binding protein, translated as MTEVSAAKEDAVATGELVVLKGVNKHFGALHVLQDIDLTIARGEVVVVIGPSGSGKSTLCRTINRLETIDTGSISIDGKPLPQEGKELARLRADVGMVFQSFNLFAHKTVLENVMLGQIKVRKADKKKAEEKARALLDRVGVATQADKYPAQLSGGQQQRVAIARALAMDPKVMLFDEPTSALDPEMINEVLEVMQQLARDGMTMIVVTHEMGFARSAANRVVFMADGRIVEEAAPDQFFSNPRSDRAKDFLSKILHH; from the coding sequence ATGACCGAAGTATCGGCGGCCAAGGAAGATGCGGTCGCGACCGGCGAACTGGTCGTCCTGAAGGGCGTCAACAAGCACTTCGGTGCGTTGCACGTACTGCAGGACATCGACCTGACGATCGCCCGCGGCGAGGTCGTCGTGGTCATCGGACCCTCCGGGTCCGGGAAGTCCACCCTGTGCCGCACCATCAACCGCCTCGAGACGATCGACACGGGTTCGATCTCCATCGACGGCAAGCCGCTGCCCCAGGAGGGCAAGGAGCTGGCCCGGCTGCGCGCCGACGTCGGCATGGTCTTCCAGTCCTTCAACCTCTTCGCGCACAAGACCGTGCTCGAGAACGTGATGCTGGGACAGATCAAGGTCCGCAAGGCCGACAAGAAGAAGGCCGAGGAGAAGGCGCGCGCCCTCCTCGACCGGGTCGGCGTCGCCACCCAGGCGGACAAGTACCCCGCCCAGCTGTCCGGCGGCCAGCAGCAGCGGGTCGCGATCGCGCGCGCCCTGGCCATGGATCCCAAGGTCATGCTCTTCGACGAGCCCACGTCGGCGCTCGACCCTGAGATGATCAACGAGGTGCTGGAGGTCATGCAGCAGCTCGCCCGAGACGGGATGACCATGATCGTCGTGACCCACGAGATGGGTTTCGCACGATCGGCCGCAAACCGCGTGGTGTTCATGGCGGACGGCCGGATCGTCGAGGAGGCTGCGCCCGACCAGTTCTTCAGCAACCCGCGCAGCGACCGTGCCAAGGACTTCCTGTCGAAGATCCTGCACCACTGA
- a CDS encoding response regulator transcription factor, with protein MAGPTRVLLADDHTLVRRGVRLILEGEPDLTVVAEAGDGAEAVELARAREVDLAVLDIAMPRMTGLQAARELSRRLPDLRILILTMYDNEQYFFEALKAGASGYVLKSVADRDLVEACRAAVRDESFVYPGAERALVRSYLDRLHRGVDLPARAVTEREEEILKLVAEGHTTKEIGELLFISAKTVERHRANLLAKLGMRDRLELTRYAIRAGLIDP; from the coding sequence ATGGCCGGGCCGACCCGGGTGCTGCTCGCCGACGACCACACCCTCGTACGGCGAGGGGTCCGGCTGATCCTGGAGGGTGAGCCGGACCTCACGGTCGTGGCCGAGGCGGGGGACGGCGCCGAGGCCGTGGAGCTGGCACGCGCGCGTGAGGTCGATCTGGCCGTGCTGGACATCGCGATGCCCCGGATGACGGGGTTGCAGGCCGCGCGCGAGCTGTCCCGGCGCCTGCCCGACCTGCGGATCCTGATCCTGACGATGTACGACAACGAGCAGTACTTCTTCGAGGCGCTCAAGGCCGGCGCCAGCGGATACGTGCTCAAGTCCGTCGCCGACCGCGATCTCGTCGAGGCGTGCCGGGCCGCCGTACGGGACGAGTCCTTCGTCTATCCGGGGGCCGAGCGGGCCCTGGTCCGGTCGTACCTGGACCGGCTGCACCGTGGTGTCGACCTGCCCGCCCGGGCCGTCACCGAGCGGGAGGAGGAGATCCTCAAGCTCGTCGCCGAGGGGCACACCACGAAGGAGATCGGTGAGCTGCTGTTCATCAGCGCGAAGACGGTCGAGCGGCATCGGGCGAACCTGCTGGCGAAGCTGGGTATGAGGGACCGGCTGGAGCTGACCCGGTACGCGATAAGGGCCGGGCTCATCGATCCGTGA
- a CDS encoding amino acid ABC transporter permease, protein MSSVLYDTPGPRAKRRNVLLSIVFTLLLALVLWWVWRTMDDNNQLEWDLWEPFTTGEAWTTYLLPGLADTLKAAAISMVIALPLGAVFGIARMSDHAWVRGVAGTVVEFFRAIPVLLLMLFANELYVRSSLNISSEERPLYAVVTGLVLYNASVLAEVVRAGILSLPRGQTEAAYAVGLRKGQTMTSILLPQAVTAMLPAIVSQLVVIVKDTALGGVMLGFTELLNARQTLAANYANVIPSFIVVAIIYIVVNFILTSFASWLEQRLRRSKKSTGAVLGEDTEINPAAVGGTFGTGGEGGGPSGFTFTDKPPR, encoded by the coding sequence ATGAGCTCGGTCCTCTACGACACCCCGGGCCCCCGCGCCAAACGGCGCAACGTCCTGCTGTCGATCGTCTTCACCCTCCTGCTCGCCCTCGTCCTGTGGTGGGTGTGGCGGACGATGGACGACAACAACCAGCTGGAGTGGGACCTCTGGGAGCCCTTCACCACCGGCGAGGCCTGGACGACCTACCTCCTGCCCGGCCTCGCCGACACCCTCAAGGCCGCGGCGATCTCCATGGTGATCGCCCTGCCCCTCGGCGCCGTCTTCGGTATCGCCCGGATGTCCGACCACGCCTGGGTGCGGGGCGTGGCCGGCACGGTCGTCGAGTTCTTCCGGGCCATCCCGGTCCTGCTGCTGATGCTGTTCGCCAACGAGCTCTACGTCCGCTCCTCCCTGAACATCAGCAGTGAGGAACGGCCCCTGTACGCCGTCGTCACCGGCCTGGTGCTCTACAACGCCTCGGTACTCGCCGAGGTCGTGCGGGCCGGCATCCTCTCGCTGCCCCGCGGACAGACGGAGGCGGCCTACGCGGTCGGCCTGCGCAAGGGCCAGACGATGACCAGCATCCTGCTCCCGCAGGCGGTCACCGCGATGCTCCCGGCCATCGTCAGCCAGCTGGTCGTCATCGTGAAGGACACCGCGCTGGGCGGCGTGATGCTCGGCTTCACCGAGCTGCTCAACGCGCGCCAGACGCTGGCGGCCAACTACGCCAACGTCATCCCCAGCTTCATCGTCGTGGCGATCATCTACATCGTCGTCAACTTCATCCTCACCAGCTTCGCGAGCTGGCTGGAGCAGCGGCTGCGGCGCAGCAAGAAGAGCACGGGGGCGGTTCTCGGTGAGGACACGGAGATCAACCCGGCGGCGGTCGGAGGCACGTTCGGGACCGGCGGAGAGGGCGGCGGCCCGAGCGGGTTCACCTTCACCGACAAGCCGCCCCGATGA
- a CDS encoding cation:proton antiporter regulatory subunit — MSAPRLRATPLPGIGVQYDLITREDRHLSVVAHRDGGRTVSVYRADDPDSCAQSLRLTGSEAGALIDALKPSHHSASLLYASDLGLVAERIEVAAGSRWNGRVLGDTKMRTDTGASVVAALRRAEAIPSPAPDFRLAGGDILIVVGTREGVDAAAAILGRE; from the coding sequence GTGTCTGCTCCACGCCTGAGGGCGACGCCGCTGCCGGGCATCGGGGTCCAGTACGACCTCATCACCCGGGAGGACCGCCATCTGTCCGTGGTGGCCCACCGCGACGGCGGGCGCACGGTGAGCGTGTACCGGGCCGACGACCCCGACTCCTGCGCCCAGTCCCTGCGGCTGACCGGCTCCGAGGCGGGCGCCCTGATCGACGCGCTGAAGCCCTCCCACCACAGCGCGAGCCTCCTCTACGCCTCCGACCTGGGCCTGGTGGCCGAACGCATCGAGGTGGCGGCCGGCTCCCGCTGGAACGGCCGGGTCCTGGGCGACACGAAGATGCGCACCGACACCGGGGCCTCCGTCGTGGCGGCCCTGCGCCGCGCCGAGGCGATCCCGTCCCCCGCGCCGGACTTCCGCCTGGCGGGCGGCGACATCCTGATCGTCGTGGGCACCCGCGAGGGCGTGGACGCCGCGGCGGCGATCCTCGGCCGGGAGTAG
- a CDS encoding HAMP domain-containing sensor histidine kinase encodes MSLFWRIFSLNAAGLLVAAALLLGPVTVSTPVRRGEAVVVLAGLVLLLVANALVLRVGLAPLQRLGQAMAAADLLRPGVRAPVSGPAETAALITTYNTMLDRLEAERATGAAHALSAQERERHRIARELHDEVGQTLTAVLLQLKRVADRAPEELREEVGQAQEATRAGLDEIRRIARRLRPGVLEELGLPSALRSLAAEFTTHGLTVRHHVGGDLPPLTEESELVVYRVAQEGLTNTARHSAADRAEVRLQPVEGGVELLVRDNGSGLRGAAEGAGIQGMRERALLVGAVFSVAAGPDRGTDVRLRIPVAAEVR; translated from the coding sequence GTGTCGTTGTTCTGGCGGATCTTCTCGCTCAACGCCGCGGGCCTCCTCGTCGCCGCCGCGCTGCTGCTGGGGCCGGTCACCGTGTCGACTCCGGTGCGGCGGGGGGAGGCCGTCGTCGTCCTCGCCGGGCTCGTGCTGCTGCTGGTCGCCAACGCCCTGGTGCTGCGGGTCGGGCTCGCCCCGCTCCAGCGGCTGGGACAGGCCATGGCCGCCGCCGACCTGCTGCGTCCCGGGGTGCGTGCCCCGGTCTCCGGTCCCGCCGAGACGGCGGCGCTGATCACGACGTACAACACCATGCTCGACCGGCTGGAGGCCGAGCGGGCGACCGGCGCGGCCCACGCGCTGTCCGCGCAGGAGCGGGAGCGGCACCGGATCGCGCGCGAGCTGCACGACGAGGTCGGACAGACCCTGACCGCCGTGCTGCTCCAGCTCAAGAGAGTCGCCGACCGGGCTCCCGAGGAGCTGCGGGAGGAGGTCGGGCAGGCGCAGGAGGCCACCCGGGCCGGGCTCGACGAGATCCGCCGGATCGCGCGCCGGCTGCGGCCTGGGGTGCTGGAGGAGCTGGGGCTGCCGAGCGCCCTGCGGTCCCTCGCGGCCGAGTTCACCACGCACGGGCTGACCGTGCGCCATCACGTCGGGGGCGATCTGCCGCCGTTGACCGAGGAGTCGGAACTGGTCGTCTACCGGGTGGCCCAGGAAGGGCTCACGAACACCGCGCGGCACTCCGCCGCCGACCGCGCCGAGGTGCGGCTCCAGCCGGTCGAGGGCGGTGTCGAGCTGCTCGTGCGGGACAACGGCAGTGGGCTGCGCGGGGCGGCCGAGGGCGCCGGGATACAGGGCATGCGGGAGCGGGCGCTGCTGGTGGGGGCGGTCTTCTCGGTGGCGGCCGGACCCGATCGAGGGACCGACGTGCGGTTGCGGATACCGGTCGCGGCGGAGGTGCGGTGA
- a CDS encoding TAXI family TRAP transporter solute-binding subunit, whose protein sequence is MPQPFPRPTRRHALQTAAATLVVLALILWWLLPLGEDPPSGTITFSTGTRAGVYQKYGNLLDRELHKDMPDLKVKLEDSAGSQENVRLVATGESDFAIAAADAVETYQQNHAPGADQLRGVARLYDDYVQLVVPSDSDIRTIHDLKGKRVSIGVPNSGVRLIANRVLEAAGINPTKDIDAKAYGIDTGPKLLGHGLDAFFWSGGLPTDGLKQLAERSAFRFVPIEPSLVAKLHAEGEPTRYYRATNMPASAYPSVQNNTTVPTMAVSNLLITREDVDPELTEWLTRTVIKSRDGIGHDVHSAQLVDVRTAIYTDPVPLHEGARRYYRSVKP, encoded by the coding sequence ATGCCCCAGCCGTTCCCCCGCCCCACCCGCCGCCACGCCCTCCAGACAGCGGCAGCGACCCTCGTGGTCCTCGCCCTGATCCTGTGGTGGCTGCTCCCCCTCGGCGAGGACCCCCCGAGCGGCACGATCACCTTCAGCACCGGCACCCGCGCCGGCGTCTACCAGAAGTACGGCAACCTCCTCGACAGAGAGCTCCACAAGGACATGCCGGACCTGAAGGTGAAACTGGAGGACAGCGCGGGCTCCCAGGAGAACGTCAGACTCGTGGCCACCGGAGAGTCCGACTTCGCCATCGCCGCCGCCGACGCCGTGGAGACCTACCAGCAGAACCACGCCCCCGGCGCCGACCAGCTCCGCGGAGTGGCCCGCCTCTACGACGACTACGTACAGCTGGTCGTCCCGTCCGACTCGGACATCCGGACCATCCACGACCTCAAGGGCAAGCGCGTCTCCATCGGTGTCCCCAACTCCGGCGTACGCCTGATAGCGAACCGCGTCCTCGAAGCCGCCGGCATCAACCCCACCAAGGACATCGACGCGAAGGCCTACGGCATCGACACCGGCCCCAAGCTCCTCGGCCACGGCCTGGACGCGTTCTTCTGGTCCGGCGGCCTGCCCACCGACGGCCTGAAGCAACTCGCAGAACGCTCCGCGTTCCGTTTCGTCCCGATCGAACCGTCCCTCGTGGCGAAGCTGCACGCGGAGGGCGAGCCCACCCGCTACTACCGTGCCACCAACATGCCCGCGTCGGCGTACCCGTCCGTCCAGAACAACACGACGGTGCCGACGATGGCCGTCTCCAACCTGCTGATCACCCGCGAGGACGTGGACCCCGAGCTCACCGAGTGGCTCACCCGGACCGTGATCAAGAGCAGGGACGGCATCGGCCACGACGTCCACTCCGCCCAGCTGGTCGACGTACGCACGGCCATCTACACGGACCCGGTCCCCCTCCACGAGGGCGCCCGCCGCTACTACCGCTCGGTGAAGCCGTAG
- a CDS encoding HAMP domain-containing sensor histidine kinase, translating to MRTRLLPLLIVLMAAVLLALGVPLAIGVAAAQQQKVVVDRIDDTAHFAALAQFVTDSSDERLETLKSELASYYSVYGIRVGVFYDGDVPMATAPREWYLPHEGEVRDAFGEALLSRRSQDPKQVWPWQRSRLVVASPVIRDGDVVAVVVTDSPTGPMRSRILHGWLVIFAGELAAMLLAVAAALRLTGWVLRPVRVLDATTHDIATGRLKSRVAAAGGPPELQRLARSFNEMADNVEDVLEQQRAFVADASHQLRNPLAALLLRIELLAFELPPDNKEIASVQAEGKRLAQVLDDLLDLALAEHTEADLRITDIGELTAERVAAWTPTAEAKGVRLVGSCPPTTAWADPVTLSSALDAVIDNALKFTPEDETVTVTVAADGDTSTVVVADHGPGLTDEELSRVGDRFWRSGRHQNVKGSGLGLSISRALLAAGGGSISYGHHEPHGLVVTVAVPRSRPAV from the coding sequence GTGCGTACACGTCTGCTTCCGCTGCTCATCGTCCTCATGGCCGCCGTGCTGCTCGCGCTGGGCGTGCCGCTCGCCATCGGTGTGGCCGCCGCGCAGCAACAGAAGGTCGTCGTCGACCGGATCGACGACACCGCCCACTTCGCCGCGCTCGCCCAGTTCGTCACCGACTCCTCCGACGAACGCCTGGAGACCCTGAAGAGCGAACTCGCCAGCTACTACAGCGTCTACGGCATCCGCGTCGGAGTCTTCTACGACGGCGACGTACCCATGGCCACGGCGCCACGCGAGTGGTACCTCCCCCACGAGGGCGAGGTGCGTGACGCGTTCGGCGAGGCGCTGCTCAGCCGCCGCAGCCAGGACCCGAAGCAGGTGTGGCCCTGGCAGCGGAGCCGGCTCGTCGTCGCCTCGCCGGTGATCCGCGACGGGGACGTCGTCGCGGTCGTCGTCACCGACTCGCCCACCGGGCCGATGCGGTCACGGATCCTGCACGGCTGGCTCGTCATCTTCGCGGGCGAACTCGCCGCGATGCTGCTCGCCGTCGCCGCCGCGCTACGGCTGACCGGCTGGGTGCTCAGGCCCGTGCGGGTGCTCGACGCCACCACCCACGACATCGCCACCGGGCGGCTCAAGTCCCGGGTGGCGGCGGCGGGCGGCCCGCCCGAACTCCAGCGGCTGGCACGGTCGTTCAACGAGATGGCGGACAACGTCGAGGACGTGCTGGAGCAGCAGCGGGCCTTTGTCGCCGACGCGTCCCACCAGTTGAGGAACCCGCTCGCGGCGCTTCTGCTGCGCATCGAGCTGCTCGCGTTCGAACTCCCTCCGGACAACAAGGAGATCGCGTCCGTCCAGGCCGAGGGCAAGCGGCTGGCCCAGGTCCTGGACGACCTCCTCGACCTCGCGCTCGCCGAGCACACCGAGGCGGATCTGAGGATCACGGACATCGGGGAGCTCACGGCCGAGCGGGTGGCCGCGTGGACGCCGACCGCGGAGGCCAAGGGGGTACGGCTGGTGGGGAGTTGTCCGCCCACCACCGCGTGGGCCGACCCCGTCACGCTGTCCAGCGCCCTGGACGCGGTCATCGACAACGCGCTCAAGTTCACGCCGGAGGACGAGACGGTGACGGTCACCGTCGCCGCGGACGGGGACACGTCGACGGTCGTCGTCGCCGACCACGGGCCCGGGCTCACCGACGAGGAACTCTCGCGGGTGGGTGACCGGTTCTGGCGCAGCGGGCGGCATCAGAACGTCAAGGGGTCCGGGCTCGGGCTGTCCATCTCGCGGGCGCTGCTGGCGGCGGGGGGCGGGTCGATCTCGTACGGGCACCATGAGCCGCATGGGCTGGTGGTGACGGTGGCTGTGCCGCGTAGTCGGCCTGCGGTTTGA
- a CDS encoding cation:proton antiporter: MHSAVLLIEFGSIILGLGLLGRFAARFRLSPIPLYLLAGLAFGEGGLLPLGASEEFVSIGAEIGVILLLLMLGLEYTAGDLVTNLKAHYPAGLVDGALNAVPGAAAALLLGWGPVAAVVLAGVTWISSSGVIAKVLGDLGRVGNRETPVILSVLVLEDLAMAVYLPIVTALVAGAGLLAGSLTLAIALGAAGLVLFIAVRYGRLISRFVSSDDPEKLLLVVLGLTILVAGVAQQLQVSAAVGAFLVGIALSGEVAEGAHTLLSPLRDLFAAVFFVFFGLHTDPASIPPVLLPALALALITAATKIATGYWAARRAGISPKGRWRTGGALVARGEFSIVIAGLAVSAGIEPSLGPLATAYVLILVILGPLTARYTEPAATRLTSRLSSPKTPEAPPSRATEATVGRDGGA; encoded by the coding sequence ATGCACTCCGCGGTCCTCCTGATCGAGTTCGGCTCGATCATCCTCGGCCTGGGCCTCCTGGGCCGTTTCGCCGCCCGTTTCCGCCTCTCCCCCATCCCCCTCTACCTCCTGGCCGGCCTGGCCTTCGGCGAGGGCGGCCTGCTCCCCCTGGGCGCGAGCGAGGAGTTCGTCTCCATAGGAGCCGAGATAGGAGTGATCCTGCTCCTCCTGATGCTCGGCCTCGAATACACGGCAGGCGACCTGGTCACCAACCTCAAGGCCCACTACCCCGCGGGCCTGGTCGACGGCGCCCTCAACGCCGTCCCCGGCGCAGCGGCCGCCCTCCTCCTGGGCTGGGGCCCGGTGGCTGCGGTCGTCCTGGCGGGCGTCACCTGGATCTCCTCCTCGGGCGTCATCGCGAAGGTCCTGGGCGACCTGGGCAGAGTCGGCAACCGCGAAACCCCGGTCATCCTGAGCGTCCTGGTCCTGGAGGACCTGGCCATGGCGGTCTACCTCCCCATAGTCACCGCGCTGGTGGCCGGCGCGGGCCTCCTCGCAGGAAGCCTGACCCTGGCGATCGCCCTCGGCGCGGCCGGCCTGGTCCTGTTCATAGCGGTCCGCTACGGCCGCCTGATCTCCCGCTTCGTCTCGAGCGACGACCCGGAGAAACTGCTCCTGGTCGTCCTCGGCCTGACCATCCTCGTCGCCGGAGTGGCCCAGCAACTCCAGGTCTCGGCGGCGGTGGGCGCGTTCCTGGTCGGCATAGCGCTGTCCGGCGAGGTGGCGGAGGGCGCCCACACCCTCCTCAGCCCTCTGCGGGACCTCTTCGCCGCGGTCTTCTTCGTCTTCTTCGGCCTCCACACGGACCCGGCGAGCATCCCCCCGGTCCTCCTCCCCGCCCTCGCCCTCGCCCTGATCACCGCGGCCACGAAGATCGCCACCGGCTACTGGGCCGCGCGCCGAGCCGGCATCTCCCCCAAGGGCCGCTGGCGCACGGGCGGCGCGCTCGTGGCCCGCGGCGAGTTCTCGATCGTCATAGCGGGCCTCGCGGTCTCGGCCGGCATAGAACCCTCCCTGGGCCCCCTCGCCACGGCGTACGTCCTCATCCTGGTCATCCTGGGCCCCCTGACAGCGCGCTACACGGAGCCTGCGGCTACGCGGCTCACCTCGCGGCTGAGCTCCCCGAAGACTCCGGAGGCCCCGCCGTCCCGGGCGACGGAGGCGACTGTGGGGAGGGACGGCGGCGCGTAA
- a CDS encoding response regulator transcription factor: MRLLLVEDDNHVAAALSAVLARHGFDVTHARSGEEALRALVPESDGFGVVLLDLGLPDQDGYEVCGKIRKRTSTPVIMVTARSDVRSRIHGLNLGADDYVVKPYDTGELLARIHAVSRRTAHEDAPGAADTALVLGAVRIELPTRQVSVDGTVVQLTRKEFDLLALLAQRPGVVFRREQIISEVWRTSWEGTGRTLEVHVASLRAKLRMPALIETVRGVGYRLVAPGG, encoded by the coding sequence GTGAGACTTCTCCTCGTCGAGGACGACAACCACGTGGCCGCCGCGCTGTCCGCGGTGCTCGCGCGGCACGGGTTCGACGTCACGCACGCACGCAGCGGCGAGGAGGCGCTCCGGGCGCTCGTCCCGGAGAGCGACGGCTTCGGGGTCGTGCTGCTCGACCTCGGCCTGCCCGACCAGGACGGCTACGAGGTGTGCGGCAAGATCCGCAAGCGCACCAGCACCCCGGTGATCATGGTCACCGCGCGCTCCGACGTCCGCTCCCGCATCCATGGCCTCAACCTCGGCGCCGACGACTACGTGGTCAAGCCGTACGACACCGGGGAACTGCTCGCCCGCATCCACGCCGTCAGCCGGCGCACCGCCCACGAGGACGCACCCGGCGCCGCCGACACCGCGCTCGTTCTTGGCGCCGTACGCATCGAACTGCCGACCCGTCAGGTCAGCGTCGACGGCACGGTCGTACAGCTCACCCGCAAGGAGTTCGACCTCCTCGCGCTGCTCGCCCAGCGCCCCGGCGTGGTCTTCCGGCGGGAACAGATCATCAGCGAGGTCTGGCGCACGAGTTGGGAGGGGACCGGGCGGACGCTGGAGGTCCATGTGGCGTCCCTGCGCGCGAAGCTGCGGATGCCGGCGCTGATCGAGACGGTACGGGGGGTGGGGTACCGGTTGGTGGCACCCGGGGGGTGA
- a CDS encoding glutamate ABC transporter substrate-binding protein: protein MKLRKVTAASAAVLALALSATACGGDSKDEGSGSGSGGGGTIKVGIKYDQPGLGLKKPDGSFSGFDVDVATYVAKELGYKPDQIEFVETKSADRENALARGDVKFIAATYSINDERKKKVDFAGPYLLAHQDLLVKKDSKISEATDLNGEKLCSVTGSTSAQNVKDDFAPKAQLREYSGYSECIAGLQSGAVDALTTDDSILAGFASQDKYKGQFKLAGLKLSNENYGIGVKKGDTATVNKINKALEKMVSDGSWQKAVDANFGPAGYKNEPAPKIGVIVK, encoded by the coding sequence ATGAAGCTCCGCAAGGTCACCGCCGCCTCGGCAGCCGTTCTCGCCCTCGCCCTGTCCGCGACCGCCTGCGGCGGCGACAGCAAGGACGAGGGCTCCGGCTCGGGCTCCGGCGGCGGTGGCACGATCAAGGTCGGCATCAAGTACGACCAGCCCGGCCTCGGCCTGAAGAAGCCCGACGGGTCCTTCTCCGGCTTCGACGTGGACGTGGCCACGTACGTGGCCAAGGAACTCGGCTACAAGCCCGACCAGATCGAGTTCGTCGAGACCAAGAGCGCCGACCGTGAGAACGCACTCGCCCGCGGCGACGTGAAGTTCATTGCGGCCACCTACTCGATCAACGACGAGCGCAAGAAGAAGGTCGACTTCGCCGGCCCGTACCTGCTGGCCCACCAGGACCTGCTGGTCAAGAAGGACTCCAAGATCAGCGAGGCCACGGACCTCAACGGCGAGAAGCTGTGTTCCGTGACCGGCTCCACCTCGGCGCAGAACGTCAAGGACGACTTCGCCCCGAAGGCACAGCTGCGTGAGTACTCCGGTTACTCGGAGTGCATCGCCGGCCTCCAGAGCGGTGCCGTCGATGCGCTGACCACGGACGACTCGATCCTCGCGGGCTTCGCGTCCCAGGACAAGTACAAGGGTCAGTTCAAGCTCGCCGGCCTCAAGCTGAGCAACGAGAACTACGGCATCGGTGTGAAGAAGGGCGACACCGCCACCGTCAACAAGATCAACAAGGCCCTGGAGAAGATGGTCAGCGACGGCTCCTGGCAGAAGGCGGTCGACGCCAACTTCGGCCCGGCCGGCTACAAGAACGAGCCCGCCCCGAAGATCGGCGTCATCGTCAAGTAA
- a CDS encoding amino acid ABC transporter permease — MFDFISDYDDPSLWGAFWMTVKLTFFSGIGSLVWGTLLAAMRVSPVPLMRGFGTAYVNIVRNIPLTVIIVFTSLGLADIFRITLGAGDDVKVMSFRLAILGFIVYTAAFVCEAIRSGINTVPLGQAEAARAIGLNFSQTLRLIVLPQAFRSVIGPLANVLIALTKNTTVAAAIGVAEAAYLMKTMIENEAQTLLIGAVFAFGFVVLTLPTGLFLGWLSKRLAVKR; from the coding sequence GTGTTCGACTTTATTTCAGACTATGACGACCCGAGCCTGTGGGGCGCCTTCTGGATGACGGTGAAGCTGACCTTCTTCTCCGGCATCGGCTCCCTCGTCTGGGGCACCCTGCTGGCCGCGATGCGGGTCAGTCCCGTCCCGCTGATGCGCGGGTTCGGCACCGCCTACGTCAACATCGTCCGGAACATCCCCCTGACGGTCATCATCGTCTTCACCTCTCTCGGCCTCGCCGACATCTTCCGCATCACGCTGGGCGCGGGCGACGACGTGAAGGTCATGAGCTTCCGGCTGGCCATCCTCGGTTTCATCGTCTACACCGCCGCGTTCGTCTGCGAGGCGATCCGCTCCGGCATCAACACGGTGCCGCTCGGCCAGGCGGAGGCGGCCCGCGCGATCGGGCTGAACTTCAGCCAGACCCTGCGCCTCATCGTGCTGCCGCAGGCCTTCCGCTCGGTCATCGGCCCGCTGGCCAACGTCCTGATCGCGCTGACGAAGAACACCACGGTGGCGGCCGCGATCGGCGTGGCCGAGGCCGCGTACCTGATGAAGACAATGATCGAGAACGAGGCTCAGACGCTGCTCATCGGCGCGGTCTTCGCCTTCGGTTTCGTGGTTCTGACCCTGCCCACCGGCCTCTTCCTGGGCTGGCTGAGCAAGCGACTGGCGGTGAAGCGATGA